Proteins encoded by one window of Phosphitispora fastidiosa:
- the spoIIP gene encoding stage II sporulation protein P produces MNRRPQLIFGIIIMVFGLGLMSVPLIRLIPAVQQASTIPFLDRLASGGFEQELKAGEYISVVDEKTGAALDMTGRVVYVGDEFINENNEQYRITKVRGDQAFAKKTGVASDIVYKDEWDTAPAAGIGSAGSNGKAQIAIYHTHTDESYVPTDGAESKPAEGGILKVGSSLAEKLKAKGITVLDDKTPHEPHDANAYHRSRKTAVRLLKESPVALLDVHRDGVPDPEFYKETVEGEDITKIRMVVGRQNPKMATNLQFAKDIKAYMDKHKPGLIKGIFIGKGNYNQDLGPKAILLEVGTHTNKRESAEDGAALFADAFPNLLNLKPAAEGGGAGGITTPGETPGQSGSAWSTLGWIVGIVLAAGAIFLFVSTGSIKGVTSKLGELRKTEFANFFGLKKDSKRDKEE; encoded by the coding sequence ATGAATAGAAGGCCACAGCTAATATTTGGTATCATAATAATGGTATTTGGGCTCGGGCTGATGTCAGTTCCCCTGATAAGGTTAATTCCGGCAGTGCAGCAGGCCTCAACAATACCTTTTCTGGATAGGCTTGCTTCCGGCGGTTTTGAACAGGAACTCAAGGCCGGGGAGTATATAAGTGTAGTTGATGAAAAGACGGGAGCAGCTCTGGATATGACCGGAAGGGTAGTATATGTCGGAGATGAATTTATAAATGAAAATAATGAGCAGTATAGAATAACTAAGGTCAGGGGCGATCAGGCCTTTGCCAAAAAGACAGGAGTGGCTTCCGACATCGTCTATAAGGACGAATGGGATACAGCACCTGCTGCAGGGATTGGCAGCGCCGGCAGCAATGGAAAGGCCCAGATAGCTATTTACCATACACATACTGATGAATCATATGTTCCTACCGACGGAGCTGAAAGCAAGCCTGCGGAGGGGGGGATTCTGAAGGTTGGCAGCAGCCTGGCTGAAAAGCTGAAGGCCAAGGGAATAACGGTTCTTGATGATAAAACACCTCATGAGCCGCATGATGCCAATGCCTACCACAGGTCCAGGAAAACAGCCGTCAGGCTTCTTAAAGAAAGCCCTGTGGCCCTGCTGGATGTCCACCGGGATGGGGTTCCTGACCCGGAATTCTATAAGGAAACCGTAGAAGGTGAAGATATCACCAAAATTAGGATGGTTGTCGGCAGGCAAAACCCCAAGATGGCCACCAACCTGCAGTTTGCCAAAGATATCAAGGCTTATATGGATAAACATAAACCAGGGCTTATTAAGGGTATTTTCATCGGTAAGGGGAACTACAACCAGGACTTGGGCCCAAAAGCAATATTACTTGAAGTAGGAACCCATACCAATAAACGGGAAAGCGCTGAAGATGGCGCTGCGCTGTTTGCCGATGCCTTTCCTAATTTACTTAATTTAAAACCCGCCGCTGAAGGAGGCGGAGCAGGTGGAATCACCACACCCGGCGAAACTCCGGGACAATCGGGCAGCGCTTGGTCAACTCTGGGCTGGATAGTGGGAATAGTACTTGCAGCAGGCGCGATATTCCTGTTTGTCAGCACCGGAAGCATCAAGGGTGTTACCAGTAAACTGGGTGAACTGAGGAAGACTGAGTTTGCCAACTTCTTCGGGTTGAAAAAGGATAGCAAAAGAGATAAGGAAGAATAA
- a CDS encoding YIEGIA family protein codes for MDEYGMTIGLGVLMGLLARAYMLRSDYRQYPGYPHGYVTHLSLGFIAAALGSVALPAIAEKEFAAVTFLALAGQQFREVRNMERESLAALEAAELVPRGHDYIEGIARVFEARNYLVILTALAASSANYITGRPLLSIFVGIILTLLSGVLMRGKVIGNIAGVKAGRLSFKGALLLVDEIDIMNIGLPGMREKVLNDGLGVVIHPKDDNARATLHNMGQRQAIAHVATTILGTKKDVDTPEFTPMVRKNIDTGAIALFCVPAEKDIDSLVAAVERVPVLESAWRAPLKTKAGRIAAD; via the coding sequence ATGGATGAATATGGCATGACTATTGGCCTGGGGGTACTTATGGGACTTCTGGCCAGAGCATATATGTTAAGATCTGATTATCGTCAGTACCCGGGTTACCCCCATGGCTATGTAACTCATTTATCACTTGGCTTTATTGCCGCAGCTTTGGGGTCGGTAGCTTTACCAGCAATTGCAGAAAAGGAATTTGCCGCAGTCACGTTTCTGGCTCTGGCGGGCCAGCAGTTCCGGGAAGTACGGAACATGGAACGCGAGAGCCTGGCAGCACTGGAAGCAGCAGAGCTTGTACCAAGAGGACATGATTATATCGAAGGAATAGCCAGAGTATTTGAGGCCAGAAATTATCTTGTTATACTGACTGCACTTGCAGCAAGTTCAGCTAATTATATTACCGGCCGGCCCCTATTATCAATATTTGTGGGAATTATTTTGACCCTATTATCTGGTGTTCTGATGCGCGGCAAGGTTATTGGGAACATTGCCGGAGTGAAGGCAGGTAGACTTAGTTTTAAGGGAGCGCTCCTCCTGGTAGATGAAATTGATATTATGAATATCGGGCTGCCTGGAATGAGGGAAAAGGTATTAAATGACGGCCTTGGTGTGGTTATCCACCCCAAAGATGATAATGCCAGGGCAACTCTCCATAATATGGGCCAACGGCAGGCAATAGCTCATGTAGCCACAACCATACTGGGGACCAAGAAAGATGTTGACACACCCGAATTTACACCTATGGTCAGAAAAAACATCGATACCGGCGCTATTGCCCTGTTTTGTGTGCCTGCTGAAAAGGATATAGACAGCCTGGTGGCAGCAGTTGAACGGGTTCCAGTCCTGGAAAGTGCCTGGAGAGCGCCGCTAAAAACAAAGGCCGGCAGAATTGCCGCAGACTGA
- a CDS encoding DUF3189 family protein: MKIIYHCYGGAHSSVTAAAVHLGWLPTDRIPGSDEIKAIPYFDRPVTGDHGRLQFMGNDEFGNDIYVIGRRNAARVFENMAIGMAQVYGFCSEQLVLVNVMPYVNWKMVVGGFTSRKLGFTAIGRPVVTAGVKAAYWKIVSIVNRIKVCTASGNTVGLKRAN; encoded by the coding sequence ATGAAAATCATATATCACTGCTACGGAGGCGCCCATTCTTCGGTAACCGCAGCAGCAGTTCACCTGGGATGGCTGCCTACAGACCGCATTCCCGGGTCGGATGAGATAAAGGCAATACCTTATTTTGACAGGCCGGTAACCGGTGACCACGGAAGGCTGCAGTTTATGGGAAATGATGAATTCGGCAATGACATATACGTAATTGGGCGGCGGAATGCGGCCCGGGTTTTTGAAAACATGGCCATTGGAATGGCTCAGGTCTATGGTTTTTGTTCTGAGCAGCTTGTTTTAGTCAATGTTATGCCATATGTTAACTGGAAGATGGTTGTCGGAGGTTTTACCTCCCGGAAACTCGGCTTTACAGCTATCGGGAGACCGGTGGTTACAGCAGGTGTCAAAGCTGCTTACTGGAAAATTGTAAGTATTGTTAATCGCATTAAGGTTTGCACGGCCTCGGGAAACACAGTGGGACTGAAACGGGCAAATTAA
- a CDS encoding DUF3189 family protein, whose translation MKVFFICRSGHHTSVIAASLYLGRLTETKINIKDIFSLPGFDETDFRETGRPFFAGADCSGTEVYTIGALSFGSLLKKAANEMIKLFNGTTTGWQVIDTSSCVSRWTVWGLRAKRLHLRFLAKAFFCLGAIKETRRLAGLLKTIDN comes from the coding sequence ATGAAGGTTTTTTTCATTTGCCGGTCAGGGCATCATACTTCAGTTATTGCGGCATCCCTGTATCTAGGGAGACTGACCGAAACAAAAATAAATATAAAAGATATCTTCAGCCTCCCGGGCTTTGATGAAACAGATTTCAGGGAAACCGGAAGGCCCTTTTTTGCTGGGGCAGATTGCTCCGGAACAGAGGTTTATACCATTGGGGCATTATCTTTTGGCAGTTTATTAAAAAAAGCAGCTAATGAAATGATAAAACTCTTCAACGGGACCACCACAGGCTGGCAGGTTATTGACACCTCTTCGTGTGTCAGCAGGTGGACAGTGTGGGGGCTAAGAGCCAAAAGGCTGCACCTGAGGTTCCTGGCAAAGGCTTTTTTCTGTCTGGGGGCCATAAAGGAGACCCGCCGGCTGGCAGGCTTGTTAAAGACAATTGACAATTGA
- a CDS encoding capping complex subunit for YIEGIA has translation MSAEELMAVVTINKDAVGGDVPIFYAKTDEEQAQIATTLAKVLRGMVHDIGNGDYVIVRH, from the coding sequence ATGAGCGCTGAAGAACTTATGGCAGTTGTCACAATAAATAAGGATGCGGTGGGGGGGGATGTCCCCATCTTTTATGCCAAGACAGATGAAGAACAGGCTCAAATAGCAACAACCCTGGCCAAGGTACTTAGAGGCATGGTTCATGACATCGGCAATGGCGATTATGTAATAGTCAGGCATTAA